A genomic stretch from Leptospira licerasiae serovar Varillal str. VAR 010 includes:
- the trmB gene encoding tRNA (guanine(46)-N(7))-methyltransferase TrmB has product MTSNFREKQWKIATRIPFTSDYFLEINPGSKLKKNDLFSEEFGTYYLELGSGWGEVAVSLAKENPDTGFILMEKKADRLRKTIRDLKEYNIKNVKLLSVNFNWFLEEIFEPSIFDEVLLNFPDPWPKRRHHKHRTLNPRFLDTVHILLKDGGIFHFATDYGPYARKGIRLFRDDPRFKPVHSEFSLQRENFPISHFEQEKRETGSRIYYLDRVKV; this is encoded by the coding sequence ATGACATCGAATTTTCGTGAAAAACAATGGAAGATCGCTACTCGAATTCCCTTTACCTCTGATTATTTCCTAGAAATAAACCCCGGAAGTAAATTAAAAAAAAACGATTTGTTTTCCGAAGAATTCGGGACATATTATCTAGAGCTCGGTTCAGGTTGGGGGGAGGTTGCAGTCTCCTTAGCCAAAGAGAATCCAGACACCGGTTTTATTCTCATGGAGAAGAAAGCGGATCGTTTACGAAAAACAATCCGTGATCTGAAAGAGTATAACATTAAGAACGTTAAACTCCTTTCAGTGAACTTTAATTGGTTTTTAGAAGAAATTTTCGAACCAAGTATCTTTGACGAGGTACTTCTGAATTTTCCCGACCCTTGGCCTAAACGCAGACATCATAAACACAGAACTTTAAATCCAAGATTCCTGGATACTGTCCATATTCTTTTGAAGGACGGAGGAATATTCCATTTTGCTACAGACTATGGTCCTTATGCTCGCAAAGGAATTCGTCTTTTTAGGGATGATCCTAGATTTAAACCGGTTCATTCTGAATTTTCTCTACAAAGGGAGAATTTTCCAATCTCCCATTTTGAGCAGGAAAAACGGGAGACTGGCTCCCGGATTTATTATTTAGATCGGGTCAAAGTCTGA
- a CDS encoding MBL fold metallo-hydrolase, protein MKIKLYGVRGSLPTPLSGSEYREKLEKILESAHREFKHKNGTFSVSAFLQSLSPELLHPVGGNTTCVYVESTNGQKLIIDCGSGMRELGNDLLKEGIAQGGSIKILVTHTHWDHIQGWPFFKPGYIPNVQIDFYSTISNLKERFDRQQNPENFPITLDEMMSKKTFTLLQRQQTVQIGDFKVTPFLLKHPGNCTGYHIEENGKSFLFCTDVEVREEDLTEFEQLRAKFGRPDMLIIDAQYSSEEADRKIGWGHTSGRLAVRCGEVLGVNKLVLTHHEPDHPDEEIIRMFNQEKQSTALSEIVLAREADIFQL, encoded by the coding sequence GTGAAAATAAAATTATACGGAGTAAGAGGATCTCTTCCTACTCCGCTTTCCGGTTCGGAATATAGAGAAAAGTTAGAAAAAATCCTAGAGTCCGCTCATAGGGAATTCAAACATAAGAACGGAACCTTCTCCGTTTCCGCATTTTTACAATCCTTAAGCCCGGAACTGTTACACCCCGTGGGAGGAAACACTACTTGCGTATATGTCGAATCTACAAACGGTCAGAAATTAATTATAGATTGCGGTTCTGGAATGAGAGAATTGGGCAATGATCTTTTGAAAGAAGGTATAGCTCAAGGTGGCTCTATCAAAATTTTAGTGACACACACTCACTGGGATCATATTCAAGGTTGGCCTTTTTTTAAACCGGGTTATATTCCAAACGTTCAAATCGATTTTTATTCTACTATCTCAAATCTAAAAGAAAGATTCGATCGCCAACAAAATCCTGAAAACTTCCCGATCACTTTGGATGAGATGATGTCCAAAAAGACGTTCACTCTTTTACAAAGACAGCAAACGGTTCAGATCGGTGATTTTAAAGTGACTCCTTTTCTTTTAAAACATCCGGGCAACTGCACAGGTTATCATATAGAAGAGAATGGAAAAAGTTTCTTATTCTGCACCGACGTAGAAGTAAGAGAAGAGGATCTTACCGAATTCGAACAATTACGCGCAAAATTCGGAAGACCTGACATGTTGATCATAGACGCTCAATATAGTTCTGAAGAAGCGGACCGTAAGATTGGTTGGGGCCATACATCAGGTAGACTAGCTGTTCGTTGTGGAGAAGTTCTGGGTGTAAATAAGTTGGTCCTAACCCATCATGAACCGGATCATCCGGATGAAGAAATCATACGAATGTTCAATCAAGAAAAGCAATCCACTGCTCTTTCCGAGATCGTATTAGCTAGAGAAGCTGATATATTTCAATTATAA
- a CDS encoding PilZ domain-containing protein: MDPSKKVTPDLPTDQRFYTRFRKDSQVKLFEGGNWSEGILVDISMIGASILSDENWSPGKKITIMSPMFTCEIPGEVIRKTVSDTGQRYAIVFHDLCDSSILEILNKIAYCK; the protein is encoded by the coding sequence ATGGATCCTTCTAAAAAGGTAACACCTGATTTGCCGACGGATCAAAGATTTTATACAAGGTTCCGTAAAGACAGTCAGGTTAAACTTTTTGAGGGAGGAAATTGGAGCGAAGGGATTCTCGTAGATATATCGATGATAGGTGCATCTATTCTTTCAGATGAGAATTGGAGCCCCGGTAAAAAAATCACGATTATGTCCCCAATGTTTACTTGCGAGATACCTGGAGAGGTTATTCGTAAGACTGTTAGTGATACAGGGCAAAGATATGCGATAGTATTTCACGATCTTTGTGACTCAAGCATACTTGAGATACTTAATAAGATAGCATATTGCAAATAA
- the yihA gene encoding ribosome biogenesis GTP-binding protein YihA/YsxC has product MEELQELKPDPFFREVRFLSSYADASKVPSKGIPHIAFAGRSNSGKSRLLNAIVERKSLAKVSATPGKTKLLNFFLVSKSLFLVDTPGFGYSANSHKDHEQMMDLLMNYLNSAKDLKCLFLLSDAQRELPDEELELIGTCFEKGTKPVLIRTKIDKLNQSELSKLRKKMKNIQGLYPMLEIVFVSPKYGKGLPELRKIIENMMKSLIIPPMEEDAIPQEINEQG; this is encoded by the coding sequence ATGGAAGAACTCCAAGAATTAAAGCCGGACCCATTCTTTAGAGAAGTTAGATTTCTGTCTTCCTATGCAGACGCTTCTAAAGTTCCCTCCAAAGGTATTCCTCATATTGCATTCGCCGGTCGTTCCAACTCCGGAAAGTCCAGATTGTTAAACGCAATCGTAGAAAGAAAGTCCTTAGCAAAGGTTTCAGCTACTCCGGGCAAGACCAAACTTTTAAATTTTTTCTTAGTTTCCAAATCATTGTTCTTAGTGGATACTCCCGGTTTCGGTTACTCCGCAAATTCTCATAAAGACCATGAGCAGATGATGGATCTATTAATGAATTATCTGAACTCAGCTAAAGATCTAAAATGTCTGTTCTTGTTATCCGATGCACAAAGGGAATTACCGGACGAAGAATTGGAATTAATCGGTACCTGTTTCGAGAAAGGAACCAAGCCGGTTTTGATCCGCACTAAAATTGATAAACTCAATCAGTCAGAACTTTCCAAACTCAGAAAAAAAATGAAAAACATCCAAGGATTGTATCCTATGTTGGAAATCGTTTTCGTTTCTCCTAAGTACGGAAAAGGGTTACCTGAACTCAGAAAGATCATAGAAAATATGATGAAATCCTTGATCATTCCCCCAATGGAAGAGGACGCAATCCCGCAAGAGATCAACGAACAAGGCTAA
- the tilS gene encoding tRNA lysidine(34) synthetase TilS: MEKISAKIGGYIATGHHAEDYLETVLLQLIRGGGWNSLRTLGVLENNRFRPLLLFGEKDRKTALSKADWPVFDDESNHSSRYLRNRIRSELLPVLLKEGADPDKIFNNFHDTDTPRSGFRNRKVNEDEIRIVSRQILEEEQASVCKQVLDIHLKSLGLHPLNSQFLKDLLHNIDRKVSFSLENKEVWFWKSVSSDLYILPKNASYLKPFSYNSDSFFLKWNSKTKKIPKNCEPSNDGEGEKILLGGIHRDVSEILREKEIPVPVRKMLPILKREGKTVLVCLRMWDARLDDIRSDDFQQD, encoded by the coding sequence CTGGAAAAGATTTCCGCAAAGATCGGCGGCTATATAGCAACCGGACACCACGCGGAAGACTATTTAGAGACAGTACTTTTACAACTTATCAGAGGTGGCGGTTGGAATTCCCTCCGCACTTTGGGAGTTTTAGAAAATAATAGATTCAGACCCTTATTATTATTCGGAGAGAAGGATCGCAAAACAGCTTTGTCGAAAGCGGATTGGCCTGTATTCGACGACGAGTCCAATCATTCTTCCCGATATCTTCGAAATAGGATCCGATCCGAACTTCTTCCGGTACTTTTAAAAGAAGGGGCCGATCCGGATAAAATTTTTAATAATTTTCACGATACAGATACGCCTAGAAGCGGATTTAGAAACCGCAAAGTAAACGAAGATGAGATTAGGATCGTATCTAGACAGATTTTAGAAGAAGAGCAAGCATCCGTTTGTAAACAAGTTCTGGACATACATCTTAAAAGTTTAGGTCTTCATCCGTTGAATTCCCAGTTTCTTAAGGACCTTCTACATAACATTGACAGAAAAGTTTCTTTCTCCCTCGAAAACAAAGAAGTTTGGTTTTGGAAAAGTGTTTCGTCAGATTTGTACATCTTACCCAAAAACGCTTCTTATTTGAAACCGTTCAGTTATAACTCTGACTCTTTCTTTTTGAAATGGAACAGTAAGACCAAAAAGATCCCGAAAAACTGCGAACCGTCTAACGACGGAGAAGGAGAAAAAATCCTGCTTGGCGGAATCCATCGAGACGTTTCCGAAATCCTAAGAGAGAAAGAGATTCCGGTTCCGGTTAGAAAAATGCTACCCATTCTAAAACGGGAGGGGAAAACTGTATTGGTTTGTCTTCGTATGTGGGATGCCCGTTTGGATGATATTCGATCGGACGATTTCCAACAAGATTAG
- a CDS encoding ATP-binding protein produces MKSKPAVIAFSGGKDSSLLLQFYLWLHNKNLISHFPTIYHLDHSIRDNVEQESEILKYIQSLSPNFTFKKKTFRNSPLGPN; encoded by the coding sequence ATGAAAAGCAAGCCTGCAGTAATCGCTTTTTCGGGCGGAAAAGATTCTTCTTTACTTCTTCAATTTTATCTTTGGCTCCATAATAAAAATTTAATCTCTCATTTTCCGACAATCTATCATCTGGATCATTCTATCCGCGATAATGTAGAACAAGAATCCGAGATCTTAAAATATATCCAGTCTTTAAGTCCTAATTTCACCTTTAAAAAAAAAACGTTCCGAAATTCGCCGCTAGGACCAAACTAA
- a CDS encoding GAF domain-containing SpoIIE family protein phosphatase, translated as MSCVFCGEFYLPEGKLKDGKFLCNSCGREWILEKRKRNRIKPPEVHALSNEILLEFLSLFNTSPNLDDLLQNFTNLAFRKLNLPGISVMVYEPRLDRILVKSCKNKKGPALEKLAFRMEIKKGEQNGPLGQAIETCKSVYYRFDEQPHKQIRQYGRVNKVESELSVPIHLKKEVLGLINVDYEKDDPVQAEKDRYFLELIASQFATTLKNRILFEVSQTQSRNFRNLHSAALKLSSLGFKYRTEIFRVILLSLTEFSESNLFVLLERKIDETGKTISTEGHILTGSPRAPEIKLNVQLKGEWNVLKKTTESALLMDSTDLKEWKTLGSIGKKKHLAILPVLRSDNSEIWILLAKEEELHWSPEEIEVLNAFAVQAGISVQNFHLFHQRAEKERLDKEIEIARDLQRSLLPRKMPDHPNYEFGGIMVPAIGVGGDYYDFIIHPTNKETYICIGDVSGKGVPAGIVMATVRTVIHSLVRKNPSPWEILQTVNTYLYQNYFKDIVSPRFMSLTIIHWDQNENRFVFSGGGQGNILVYRKKENRLQEIPTGGVVLGIDPEIDRFENRGEFYLDPGDFFLMFTDGVWEAMDPSEDFFEMDRLHKCVFEARKENLPILLETVLKKIKNFTGEREQTDDITLIGVKRLK; from the coding sequence ATGTCCTGCGTATTTTGCGGAGAATTTTATCTTCCAGAAGGTAAACTCAAAGATGGAAAATTTCTTTGTAATTCCTGCGGAAGAGAATGGATCTTAGAAAAAAGAAAACGGAATAGGATAAAACCTCCCGAAGTTCATGCATTATCCAACGAGATCTTATTAGAATTCCTTTCACTCTTTAATACTAGTCCTAATCTAGACGACCTTCTTCAAAATTTCACTAATTTAGCATTCAGAAAATTGAATCTTCCTGGGATCTCTGTAATGGTGTACGAACCAAGATTGGATCGTATCCTGGTAAAATCCTGTAAAAATAAAAAGGGCCCAGCGTTGGAAAAGTTAGCCTTTAGGATGGAGATCAAAAAAGGAGAACAGAACGGCCCCTTAGGACAAGCAATCGAAACTTGTAAGTCAGTATATTATAGATTCGACGAGCAACCCCATAAACAGATCAGACAATACGGTAGAGTGAATAAGGTTGAATCCGAACTTTCCGTCCCAATCCATTTAAAAAAAGAAGTATTAGGATTAATTAATGTAGATTATGAAAAAGACGATCCCGTACAAGCGGAGAAGGATCGTTACTTTTTAGAATTGATCGCGAGCCAATTTGCAACTACTCTAAAGAACAGGATCCTTTTCGAGGTTTCTCAAACCCAATCCCGTAATTTTAGGAACCTTCACTCGGCGGCCTTAAAACTAAGCAGTTTGGGATTTAAGTATAGGACTGAAATTTTTCGGGTCATTCTTCTTTCCTTAACCGAATTTTCAGAAAGTAACCTTTTCGTTCTGTTAGAAAGAAAAATAGACGAAACAGGAAAAACAATTTCTACCGAAGGACATATACTTACGGGAAGTCCAAGAGCGCCAGAGATCAAACTGAATGTACAATTAAAGGGAGAATGGAACGTACTTAAAAAGACCACAGAATCCGCGCTCCTAATGGATTCCACCGATCTAAAAGAATGGAAAACCTTAGGAAGTATTGGAAAGAAAAAACACTTAGCAATTTTACCTGTCCTACGTTCCGACAATTCGGAGATCTGGATACTTCTCGCCAAAGAAGAAGAGCTACATTGGAGTCCTGAAGAAATTGAAGTATTAAACGCTTTTGCGGTCCAAGCAGGGATCTCGGTCCAAAATTTTCATTTATTCCACCAAAGAGCGGAAAAGGAACGATTAGATAAAGAAATCGAGATAGCAAGGGACTTACAAAGATCCTTACTCCCAAGAAAAATGCCGGACCACCCTAATTATGAATTCGGTGGGATCATGGTACCGGCGATAGGTGTAGGCGGGGACTATTATGATTTTATAATACATCCCACCAACAAAGAGACTTACATTTGTATCGGAGACGTAAGCGGCAAAGGAGTGCCGGCCGGTATAGTAATGGCTACCGTAAGGACAGTCATCCATTCCCTAGTTAGAAAAAATCCGAGTCCTTGGGAGATATTGCAGACTGTAAACACATATCTATATCAAAATTATTTTAAGGATATTGTTTCTCCTCGTTTCATGTCTTTGACTATTATTCATTGGGACCAAAACGAAAACCGTTTTGTTTTCAGCGGCGGAGGCCAAGGAAATATTCTAGTCTATCGTAAAAAGGAAAATCGTTTGCAGGAAATTCCTACAGGTGGAGTTGTTTTGGGAATAGATCCTGAAATAGATCGTTTTGAGAATAGAGGAGAATTTTACTTAGATCCAGGTGATTTTTTTCTGATGTTTACGGATGGGGTCTGGGAGGCAATGGATCCTTCCGAAGACTTTTTTGAAATGGATCGTCTACATAAATGTGTTTTTGAAGCCAGAAAAGAAAATCTGCCTATTCTTTTGGAAACCGTGCTAAAAAAGATAAAAAACTTTACCGGGGAAAGGGAACAGACAGATGATATTACTTTAATAGGCGTAAAACGTTTAAAATAA
- a CDS encoding sigma-54-dependent Fis family transcriptional regulator, whose protein sequence is MNSTLDPDRLLDLILERCIQICEVGSGSLMLISRADEVLDIVTFRGMNPSVRTKVKLRVGEGITGIVAASGEGMIVNDVTQNPHYISIKDDILSELAVPMIVEDEVIGVISLDSSRKQAFSDEHLELVSTLANMAAQIFKNLQTFRQLEQKNKIQQVLIDISRTVTSTLVLQEIFDDVMDRLDKSLNLERGSIVLFDSEKNILKLSAASGLTAEEMEKGVYLPGEGVTGKVYESGEAVIVESIVSDENFLNRLNNASHFKNNPENVSFLAAPIKSDTDVLGVVSVFFVHKKYVDLKTYLDFLQVVASVIYQAIRIQKLIDEEKREISRENILLKRELKNKYKFGSLIGKSKSMEKLFEMIQLVSDSRASILITGESGTGKEMIASAIHYNSSRADKPFIKINCAAIPENLLESELFGHKKGSFTGAVADKKGKFEMADTGTIFLDEIGEMDLNLQSKLLRVLQEKEIEAVGSVKPKKIDVRIIAATNADLEELISQKLFRADLYYRLNVVNMLTPPLRERPEDIPLLINHFIAKYTSENIKKIKGITREAHKLLMSYSWPGNVRELENVIERAVVLSQSEMLDIQDFSEISGRILYGDEGEDVEVGVDPEASSEVASSKFSPAHLDALDGRAMEVVVGEVEARLIKYAMKKFKYTKTRVAKFLGINRNTLDKKIKDLKIDY, encoded by the coding sequence ATGAATTCGACTTTAGATCCAGATCGCCTTTTGGATCTGATTTTGGAGAGATGTATCCAAATTTGTGAGGTCGGTTCCGGTTCTCTCATGCTGATTAGCAGAGCGGACGAGGTCTTGGACATAGTAACCTTCAGAGGGATGAATCCATCCGTTCGTACAAAAGTTAAACTCCGAGTTGGAGAAGGTATCACAGGTATCGTTGCGGCTTCCGGCGAAGGGATGATAGTAAACGACGTTACCCAAAACCCGCATTACATTTCTATTAAGGACGATATTCTTTCAGAACTAGCGGTCCCAATGATAGTGGAAGACGAAGTGATCGGAGTTATATCCCTCGATTCAAGTAGAAAGCAGGCATTCTCAGACGAGCATCTCGAGTTAGTTTCTACTCTGGCCAATATGGCGGCTCAGATCTTTAAGAACCTCCAGACTTTCAGACAGCTCGAACAGAAAAATAAGATCCAACAAGTACTCATAGATATTTCTAGAACTGTCACTTCTACGTTAGTCCTTCAGGAAATTTTTGACGATGTGATGGATCGATTGGACAAATCTCTAAACCTGGAAAGAGGTTCCATCGTTCTTTTCGACTCGGAGAAGAATATACTGAAACTCAGCGCGGCGTCAGGACTCACTGCTGAGGAAATGGAAAAAGGAGTGTATCTTCCCGGAGAAGGAGTTACCGGAAAAGTTTACGAATCCGGAGAAGCTGTAATCGTAGAATCGATAGTAAGCGATGAAAATTTCCTGAATAGGCTCAATAACGCCAGTCATTTTAAGAACAACCCCGAGAACGTTAGCTTCCTTGCGGCGCCTATCAAGTCGGACACCGATGTACTTGGCGTAGTTAGCGTATTCTTTGTTCATAAAAAGTACGTGGATCTAAAGACGTATTTGGACTTCCTTCAGGTAGTGGCCTCGGTAATTTATCAAGCGATCCGCATCCAAAAATTGATCGATGAAGAAAAACGCGAGATCTCCAGAGAGAACATTTTATTAAAACGAGAACTTAAGAATAAATACAAGTTCGGTTCCTTGATCGGAAAATCCAAATCTATGGAAAAACTTTTCGAGATGATCCAACTCGTGTCCGATTCTCGCGCTTCCATATTGATCACGGGAGAGTCCGGAACTGGAAAAGAAATGATCGCTTCTGCGATCCATTATAACTCTTCCAGAGCGGATAAACCTTTTATCAAGATCAACTGTGCAGCTATTCCTGAAAATCTTTTGGAGTCCGAATTGTTCGGTCATAAAAAAGGATCTTTCACAGGTGCTGTCGCCGACAAAAAAGGAAAGTTCGAGATGGCCGATACAGGGACCATCTTCTTGGATGAGATCGGAGAGATGGATCTTAATCTTCAATCCAAACTTTTAAGAGTTCTTCAGGAGAAAGAAATCGAAGCTGTAGGTTCCGTTAAACCTAAGAAGATCGACGTAAGGATTATAGCCGCGACTAACGCAGATCTGGAAGAGCTGATCTCTCAAAAACTGTTCAGGGCGGATCTATATTATCGTTTGAATGTCGTCAATATGCTGACCCCGCCACTTCGAGAAAGACCCGAAGATATTCCGCTTCTTATCAACCATTTCATTGCTAAGTACACTTCCGAAAATATCAAGAAGATCAAAGGGATCACTAGAGAAGCTCATAAACTTTTAATGAGTTATAGCTGGCCTGGTAACGTCCGTGAATTGGAGAATGTGATCGAAAGAGCGGTTGTACTTTCCCAATCCGAAATGTTGGACATCCAAGATTTCTCAGAGATCAGCGGACGTATCCTTTATGGTGACGAAGGAGAAGACGTAGAAGTCGGCGTAGATCCGGAAGCTTCTTCTGAAGTAGCAAGTTCCAAGTTCTCCCCTGCTCATTTGGACGCGTTAGATGGAAGAGCTATGGAAGTTGTGGTCGGAGAGGTCGAAGCAAGACTGATCAAATACGCCATGAAGAAATTCAAATACACTAAGACCAGAGTGGCCAAGTTTTTGGGCATCAACAGAAACACATTGGATAAAAAGATCAAAGATCTTAAGATAGATTACTAA
- a CDS encoding SET domain-containing protein: protein MLKVPTYVSESPIGGLGVFAGRDIEEGELVWEFHPKTVWTLTEEEVQALPKRLKDLIHTYSYLFEGQWYFCVDNSRFMNHSDQANTLEDKSGVQGESNPLGRDRAVRKILKDEELTCNYKQFDQNWKDKLSS from the coding sequence ATGCTGAAAGTACCGACTTACGTTTCCGAGTCCCCTATAGGAGGCTTGGGAGTTTTTGCAGGCAGAGATATAGAAGAAGGGGAACTCGTGTGGGAGTTCCATCCTAAAACCGTTTGGACTCTTACAGAAGAGGAAGTCCAAGCTCTTCCGAAAAGACTGAAAGATCTGATCCATACATATTCTTATCTATTCGAAGGACAATGGTACTTTTGTGTGGATAATTCCCGCTTCATGAACCATAGCGACCAAGCAAACACTTTGGAAGATAAAAGCGGAGTCCAGGGGGAAAGTAATCCTTTAGGAAGGGACCGAGCGGTCCGCAAGATCCTAAAGGACGAAGAATTGACCTGCAACTATAAACAGTTCGATCAGAACTGGAAGGACAAACTTTCTTCTTAG
- a CDS encoding ABC transporter ATP-binding protein — MTNKQKFTEGFKFGKTQATYSNSKAAVPKVPQGSQAARGSYSSSLGPSFGGNEPSSESPFLVLLGLGRYFKNYKVRLGIVLALLFTEIIVYSAIPFSFKFLIDEALIGKNETVLYITGALLIGGTILITAAGTVRDYLYNWVSARAIRDMREELFIHLQRVNLDFYANTRLGDVLSRFSTDLTALENAVLALIPWGISPLLEAIFGTALLFALDWKLGAIATLIWPITFLGPVFFSTRSTAASYERKIEEAKVLTAVEESISAQNLIRVYDLDGAFWDKFKGNCEKLFHVSLRLGLTNSYLERSASGGILLLQAVLLISGAWFAFHGMVSVGALAAFLPPFLNLSYSLLYVSQYFPTMNQASGSARRILEILRTPTFESEGGERPFAPSELHNSIKLEDLHFRYKGRTKNLSGVNLEIKKGTYTVILGPSGSGKSTILKFILGMMEPNQGKVSLDGIAMEKIRLSALHSMIGIVFQDTFLFHASILENIRMGRPDATPEEAIEAAKLAEIHEFISALPDGYETIAGDKGSKLSGGEKQRIALARALVRNPQILLLDEATSALDPITEARILKTLQKLREGRTIVSVTHRLTGLHAADQVVVLKNGSLEPYPSPENDSLSAAAIGL; from the coding sequence ATGACAAATAAACAGAAATTTACCGAAGGATTCAAATTCGGAAAAACACAAGCGACGTACTCTAACTCAAAAGCTGCCGTACCTAAGGTTCCGCAAGGAAGTCAGGCTGCTAGAGGCTCTTATTCTTCTTCTTTAGGGCCTAGTTTTGGAGGAAATGAACCTTCCTCTGAATCTCCTTTTCTAGTTCTTCTCGGGTTAGGCAGATATTTTAAGAATTATAAAGTACGACTGGGAATTGTTTTAGCTCTACTTTTTACCGAAATCATCGTTTATTCCGCGATTCCTTTCTCTTTCAAATTTTTGATCGACGAAGCTTTGATCGGGAAGAATGAAACAGTTCTTTATATCACAGGCGCTCTTTTGATCGGAGGAACGATCTTAATCACCGCGGCAGGTACTGTCAGGGACTATTTGTACAATTGGGTCTCAGCTCGTGCCATAAGAGACATGAGAGAAGAACTATTCATTCATCTGCAAAGGGTGAACTTAGACTTCTACGCAAATACTCGTTTGGGAGATGTTCTCTCTAGGTTCTCCACAGACTTAACTGCTTTAGAAAACGCAGTGCTCGCTCTTATTCCTTGGGGAATTTCCCCATTACTCGAAGCGATCTTTGGTACTGCATTATTGTTCGCCCTAGATTGGAAGTTAGGCGCAATTGCTACCTTGATCTGGCCGATCACTTTTTTAGGACCAGTGTTCTTCTCTACTAGATCCACTGCGGCAAGTTACGAAAGAAAGATAGAAGAAGCTAAGGTCTTAACCGCTGTTGAAGAATCTATCTCCGCTCAAAATTTGATCCGAGTATACGATTTGGACGGAGCATTCTGGGATAAATTCAAAGGGAATTGTGAGAAACTATTTCACGTTTCTTTAAGATTGGGACTGACCAATTCTTATCTGGAACGTTCTGCTTCAGGTGGAATTTTACTTTTACAAGCGGTACTTTTGATCTCCGGAGCATGGTTTGCATTCCATGGAATGGTGAGCGTAGGGGCTCTAGCGGCTTTTCTTCCCCCATTCTTGAATTTATCTTATTCTCTACTTTATGTGTCCCAATATTTCCCTACAATGAACCAAGCAAGCGGTTCTGCTAGAAGAATATTAGAGATCTTAAGAACCCCTACCTTCGAATCAGAAGGAGGAGAACGTCCATTTGCACCTTCCGAGTTACATAATTCTATCAAGCTAGAAGATTTACACTTTCGTTATAAAGGTAGAACTAAGAATCTAAGCGGTGTAAACCTGGAGATCAAAAAGGGAACTTACACGGTTATTTTAGGGCCAAGCGGTTCCGGAAAAAGTACCATTCTAAAATTTATCTTAGGAATGATGGAACCGAACCAAGGAAAAGTTAGCTTGGACGGGATTGCAATGGAGAAGATCCGTTTGAGCGCACTTCATTCGATGATCGGTATCGTTTTCCAAGATACTTTCTTATTCCATGCGAGCATCCTTGAGAATATTCGTATGGGACGTCCGGACGCAACTCCGGAAGAAGCGATCGAAGCTGCAAAACTCGCCGAGATCCACGAATTCATTTCCGCACTCCCGGATGGATACGAAACCATCGCCGGAGACAAGGGTTCTAAACTTTCAGGCGGAGAAAAGCAAAGGATCGCGCTTGCAAGGGCTTTGGTTAGGAATCCTCAGATTCTTCTTTTGGACGAGGCAACTTCCGCTTTGGATCCGATCACAGAAGCGAGGATCTTAAAAACTCTGCAAAAGTTACGCGAAGGAAGAACGATCGTATCCGTTACGCATAGGTTGACCGGTTTACATGCCGCCGACCAAGTAGTCGTCCTGAAAAATGGAAGCCTGGAACCTTATCCTTCTCCGGAAAATGATTCACTTTCCGCGGCCGCAATCGGATTATAG
- a CDS encoding ACT domain-containing protein, which yields MIEFNYKEEYGVYRVTLKTSETAPGTLHKMVKAMFFMGFEILSGDIRTIKDGDSMISYDEFLLRSPETDSKIKASKLGILMSSVFSDDNALEEMIQTSSEIDIRNTFYLGQDSQLEFEDLPGNSATKFYLEAPDRKGLLYFVTGVLKDLGINIISGEVRTDGKSLKAQDTFILTDSRTGLGFAGSSTEERIRRYILQSSLNQV from the coding sequence ATGATAGAATTTAACTACAAAGAAGAATATGGAGTCTACAGGGTCACTCTCAAGACTTCCGAAACCGCTCCAGGAACGCTTCACAAAATGGTGAAAGCGATGTTCTTTATGGGATTTGAGATACTTTCCGGAGATATTCGCACGATCAAAGACGGCGACTCTATGATCAGCTACGACGAATTCCTTCTTAGATCTCCTGAAACGGATTCTAAAATCAAGGCATCTAAATTAGGAATCTTAATGTCTTCCGTCTTTTCCGATGATAATGCGTTGGAAGAGATGATCCAAACCTCAAGTGAAATAGATATTCGAAATACATTTTATCTAGGACAAGATTCTCAATTGGAATTTGAGGACTTACCCGGCAATTCTGCTACAAAGTTTTATTTAGAAGCGCCGGACAGAAAAGGATTATTATACTTTGTGACCGGAGTTTTAAAGGATTTAGGGATCAATATTATCTCCGGCGAAGTTAGAACCGATGGCAAGTCCTTAAAGGCCCAGGATACATTCATATTGACCGACTCTCGTACAGGACTCGGTTTTGCAGGAAGCTCCACAGAAGAAAGGATCCGTAGGTATATTCTACAAAGCAGCCTAAATCAAGTTTGA